A genomic window from Scomber scombrus chromosome 18, fScoSco1.1, whole genome shotgun sequence includes:
- the mafk gene encoding transcription factor MafK, with the protein MLVHCCCFVVNLVRGYTAARLLLDAFYQLCQVTPSLVSETYSVSFTHSGLHRYPQRVSSARFWPVACMQGMTTNFKTSKALKVKKEAGENAPALSDDELVAMSVRELNQHLRGLTKDDVVRLKQRRRTLKNRGYAASCRIKRVTQKEELERQKIDLQHEVDKLARENASMRLELDALRAKYEALQCFARTVTRGPLSPGKVATTSVITIVKSTNRNNSSPTPFSAPSLC; encoded by the exons ATGTTGgtacattgttgttgttttgtagtTAATTTAGTACGAGGATACACCGCTGCCCGTCTGCTGCTGGACGCTTTCTACCAACTGTGTCAAGTTACCCCGTCTCTTGTATCGGAAACCTACTCCGTCAGTTTTACGCATTCCGGTCTACACAGATATCCACAGAG AGTGTCTTCTGCAAGATTCTGGCCAGTTGCCTGCATGCAGGGAATGACGACTAATTTCAAGACGAGCAAAGCTTTAAAG GTCAAGAAGGAGGCGGGCGAGAATGCCCCGGCGCTCAGCGACGATGAGCTGGTGGCCATGTCTGTGCGGGAGCTCAACCAGCACCTGCGTGGGCTGACCAAGGATGATGTCGTGCGGTTGAAGCAGCGGCGACGGACCCTGAAAAACCGGGGCTACGCCGCCAGCTGCCGCATCAAACGCGTCACCCAaaaggaggagctggagagacAAAAGATAGACCTACAGCATGAGGTGGACAAGCTGGCCCGCGAGAATGCTAGCATGAGGTTGGAATTGGATGCCCTGCGAGCCAAGTACGAGGCCCTGCAGTGTTTTGCTCGGACTGTGACCCGCGGGCCCCTCTCGCCAGGAAAGGTGGCCACCACGAGTGTCATCACCATCGTCAAGTCTACCAACCGCAACAACTCCAGCCCGACCCCGTTCTCAGCTCCTTCCTTGTGTTGA